The window TAAGTGGGAAAAGCAGGGAAgtgggaatctcatgaaaatagatgagagatcagtggaatagaggaaagggattgagtggaagggagaagggactggaaaagggaggaatggtgtAATGAATCTTACCAAACTTTCCTAGGTacatataccatagtgaatttcacctttatgtatccAAAAcacactactttaaaaaaaaagcataaataaatagaagatcagtagaatagaggaaaggtaatagggggagggagcagagaaggaactggagcaaattatatttcatgcttgcataattatgttaaaacaaacccaatattatgtataactataatacactaaaatGACTGTCATTCATAAATACAAGAGAAAAGATTTGGTGATTAGATGTAAATAAGCTAATCATGTCTAATTTATTATAGGTTTGACGGAGGGGAcactttcaaaatttatttgaagaatgaaaaatgTTATACATATGTTATAGATTATGCATGTCCTCCTGCAGAACCATCCCACCGAATGGGTGGTGAGGCACTGGTAACACTGCATTGCAGGATGATGCGGTTAGTTGTGTaagtattatttttgtaaaacgTGCTTACTCTAGATTAAACTCATTTGAAGATGGAGAGAGTAACTAATGTTATTTGCattaagaaacacaaataaaCCTATTTATCCAAATACTTGCCAACTCCCTGAAGTCCGAGATTGTATTCTAAACTTCTGTGTTTCCTTCCAGAAGTATGAAATTGTCCCGAGTATATCATCTTTAATAATAGTAGTATTACTATTTGTTTGTGAAGTCATTCACAGTTTACAAAGCATTCACTTAGATTGAGGCAGTCACTCATGTCAACGTCcctcatttatgtatttaattgtcatgtcataggaaaaaaaaaaaaaccaagaaagcaaatcACCAACTGAAGACTACACAGCTTATAAAGAATCAGCCTTTAACAGGAAGTTCCCATCACTTCTTGTGAAACTAGCCTACCTGATCTTGACACTTCTGGAAATAATCATAGCCTGAGTAGAATAAGATGAAGTCCTATCATTTTTCAGCATCTCAATTACATCTTTATCTGAATATTAAGGCCAACTGATTAATAGCTAAAATGTCAGTGTGAACTGTGTATTAAATGATTACTAATACTTTGTCGCATGTTCTACCTGAGAAGTAAAGAGATAAATTTGAAGTCTTAACTCAGTGGTTAGGAAACAGACATACTGGAGGATTGGTTGgtggaaaatggcagaatgattTTCTTCAATCTGCTTCCAAcctatttcagttttctctttcaaagTATACTCTGCCCATAAAGTTCAACTTCAAACAAAACATACAAGAGATGTTTTCCTACTGCAACTTCCAAGATAAGCTAGGAAGGTAGGTAAATCAGTACTGCAGTACTATGTAGAACTTAAAGACCCACCATTGTAGAATGTGATGCTGAAGGTCATCACTAGACCTTTGCTTTtgtagttgaggaaactgaggtcccaAGGAGTTTTGTCATTTCCCAGAGGTAAGGACTGAAAACTACCCCCTCTGTTGGGATTTCTTAAAACTTGAAATCCAGGTTCTACAAAATTTCCCCTTTTATTAAGAGGATCAGCTTTCTTGCTAACTCGGAGGTGCTGAGTGGCTTCATATCTGGAAGACCGGGATGGAGCCACCATGATTGCGCAGTTCTAAGTAAAAGGAACTGGACCCAGGGACATATGTAGGCAAGTAGTGGTGGTATTCTAGGTGAGATCACCAAGATCTATTAGTGGATTTTGAGTTATTGTTGGTATACTCTTGGTTTTGTAAATACAGCAACTGGACTACGATTCTTCCATCTGTATTCTGTACTCAACTCTGTCATTAACTAATGATAATTGCAATTTCTGTAGTTTTGAGGGACCTATGTGCTAATGTGCCTTGCAAAGTGTTGAATTCTTTATATCCATTACCTGatttcattctcaaaacaaacaCCATTTTATTGGATGTatgaggaaaatggggcagaaaACATAAGAGGTccaaggtgattttttttctaagtgcTTGAGTCTAGTGTCTGTTAGACACTAAATCCAGTGTTTTTAAGCCCCGTGCCAATGTGatataaatttttccttcctcctgcatCTGTCATACTATCaggtaatgataataatgatgatagtTTACATAAAAACCTTACCTCTTCACAGATAATATTCCAAATGCACCATCAATATTACCTCACTTTACCAGGTTCGCAGTTTTTTTTCATCTGTAGGtgacagatgaataaactgagggACAGAATGTTTATGTAACTGGTCCAAGTTACTCATATAGGATCTGAAGTCAGATTTTGAACCCAGGACATTTGGATCTAGAGTTCACACCCATAATCTTCACACTAATTATAGAAAATAGacaatttaatttattaaatcatCTTTAGCTCCATCAGTAATTTTCTATACTTCACGAAGTGTGAATTTTTCATAGGCAAGGAGGTAATATATACTTTTCTACACTGGCTCCCTTCCATTCAGATCAATGTTTTCTTGAAAAGGAAAGATATCTATGTCCTGTGAAAATTTTTGATGTATTGTGATGAAGAAATATGATAAAGACATGGTATTTCCTACATTTCTCCCTTTCCTTGAAAGGCAAGAGAAGtttctgaaagaaatataaataaaagcttAGACTGAATCATACAGTTGATACTGGCTTTGAAGTATTCGATCCATTGACGGATGGTGGAATCTCCCAATAGAtgtatgaattttcctctcaggCACTCATCCATTTTGACTGGAGTCAATCTACAGGAGACAGGATTCCATGTTCCTTTCCAGACATGCCCACTGGGGACTGTGGATGTCATTCCAAGCTtgcatttctctttcagtgaatccGGGTCTTCTGCAATAATCAGCAAGAAGTTACCTTCTAAAACATCAAATTATCCACCAgtatttctaaagaaatttttgtcttttctaagtGTCCTCTCAATAGGGGCAATAAGATGGTGGTCATAGTAGAAGAGCCTTACAGAAATATGCTCCTGTGGAATAtctatttttcagagaaaaattctCTGATGTGAGTTTCCTAATTGTATCATTAATGTTCATTATAATAGCATATAATAGTTTTctcccagaaaagaaaattaccctctgttaaaatttaagtatttgtCAGTCTTTCTataaaaaaatgtcattcatttttcTAGAGTTACGAAAAATCATGcatattatcatttatttcactttttccttaagtttttcaCTGTCACAGTGTGCTAAAATCCACCaaaaaatctataaattcatTGAGTTAAATTCAAGAtcatatgaaaaataatgacaaCTTTAGAAACTTCCAATCTGTTTGAGTGTGTTTGTATGCTGGAGAGAGTCCTGAAGGTCCATGAAGGGCCTGGTTTTCACCTTCTAGTTGGCTCATGAAGGGTCTGAGGTGGCTATAATAGTGAGGTGACAGGTTTGGGGCACTGATTGTTCATTTAGATGGAGTACATTAGTATTTTTATGACTGGTATAggtttattcatatatatgtgggGTGAAAAATTGCATTTATACAATAAGGTACATATTTATACTTCAATGTGGACAAGTATGTTAGcaattagcaaatatttaatgCCACACTGCCAGAGATATAAAAGATGTTACCTTAAATCATTTTAGATGGAGTTTTCCTAGGCTGTTTTGAgtcaaataaattaaagagaaacTGGTAAGTATAAATGTGGAAATTCTACTTTGTATATTAAAGTTGTTTGAAAGGTGAGAGATCAGAGGACATAATAATAGTAACCAAACTCCCAGGTAGCCGATTGGAAAGCTCTAGATGATGATTATTGGACTAGAAGTGATGCAGGAAATGGTGATGGACGTGATGAGGAGAAGGGTGGTGTTGTAGGAGAGGACCTAGGAAAGAGTTAGAAGAGAGTTTCACAGCTTGTAGGTTAGTGTGTGAGATGGGCAGGTGATCTGTTAACCTGATGGGAGGTTAATGATGAGAGATAGTTACTGAAACAGGCATGTGACATCCCAGTGATTCCAATAATTCACTTAGTATACAGTACCTTGACTCACCTTAGAAATATAAGTGAGCATTGTGCTTATGAAACTAAAACTATGAGCAAGTCCAGTAGAATGAGGAAAGCTTTTAAGTGGGTCTAGTACTAAGCACCATCCATGAACACAGGAGCACTTACTGTTGCATTTGGAGACTCTAATCACAGTGAAGTTTTCCATAATCTCCACACCCACATTTGACCTGCAAAAGACAAGTATAGAAATGAATCTGCTGGTGGCCTCAAATCAGGGAATACTCAAGAAGGCAGATCATCCAGTGTTTCTGTTATTCTTAGTGATTAGTCAAATATGGTACCCTTGATTCAGGCCAGTATATGAATCTCCATTTCTTTGCCTATTATTCCATGAGATCCAGGTAACCAAAAGGAGTGCAAAGACTTAGCAAGATGCAGAAAGAATATATTAGAGCACCCACATGTTTCCCATTCTCTTTTGGTTGTCATCATGcctgcatttttcatttcattgacaAGGATTATAAAAGCTTGGGGGTTTCTGGAGAATGAACTCTGACCCCCAAACGAATTCACAGATCCTCTCCCAAATGACTGTTCTTAAAGAGTACATAAGTTGATGTGCTTACAGGACCTTCCTCTGGACCAACATATAGGACAAATTCACATATTGCCCTGGTATCTTCAGCAATAATTATTTACCTTATAAAAATGGTCCTTTCCTGTTTGCTAAGATAAGAAACTTCCTTGTTCTTGGAGTGCATGTGAGTGAGTGCAGCACAGGGAACATGCTGAGGCCTCACGCAGTAGAAGGCCTCTTGGTCGCGAGCATCCAGGTACTGACACAATTCAGCCCTTGTGTTTAGGACCAGACCACATTCAGAGAGGACCTGGGTGGTGCCATTAACAAACTGGCCTGTGAAGATCACCCTGTCATAGCCTTGGTTCCTTGCCCTCCAGAGGGCCGACACCCCTTCACTGGGGTGGATGAGCAGGAGAGACAGGGAAACACGGCCCTCCCAGAACAGAGTGAAGCTGACAAGGTAGGTGCCATTGTTGAAGTCTGTCACCTTTCCTGAGGCGCCtgccttcagggctggggaggacaTCCTGGCCCTCAGGAAGTCCCCTCCATATTCCTTCCTTCGTCCCAGGTGGTCCCTGGCCTCCAACAGGATGTCCAGCTGGTCCCCCCGGCAGTACGTGTGTCTGGGGTTGAGGATGGAGACTGTGCTGTGTCTGGCGCTGGTGGTGGTGTTCACGTGGGTGAAGGGTCTGGGCGGGATCAACTGGTTGAGTTTCTCCAGGATCTCCTTTGTTCGCAGCTCAGTCTCGGTTAGTAATGTTGCTGGATTCAGAGATGCTCCAGGGAATGAGGACTCTGTGATCAAATTCCAATGATGGAGGGAGGTAGGTAACTTGAGAGTAGTCCATATCTCAAATGACAAGAAATGGAATAGAGAACATCAAAGATGTTCCTTTTTAATGTCACTTTTGTCTTTTATGGAATAATGAGAGGTACTAAAATTAACTGACACAGATTTTGTGTTCATATTTGTGTCATAAACAATAAATATACTTTTGATACTATGTTAGCATTACTATTGTTTTCATTGGTTCATCAATTCTGGAAGAACCATTTAACCCCAATGAGTCCTAGGATCTTCTTTCGTAAATGGTGGTTGTAAAATCTACCTTGCAGGCCAACTATGAagatcaaatgagaaaatgtttttaactgtAGTGAATGAATGCTTATTGtcctattattttcatattaaaactaaaatttagtCAGAAATATTTAATCTCAGATAAACAAATCCAATCTGTTCATCACTATCATTTCTGtcttaaaagaaatgataatggTAGTTCTCTAAGCTGAAAGAAAAAATGCCATTAATAACATGAAATGTGCAAAAGCAtaatgctcatttaaaaaatacgtTTGTATAAGTATAAAGTCAGAATCCGAATCCTCTGATAGAGTAATGATGATGAGGAAATCACTCACATCTTCATTATGAAGGTTAAAtagcaaaagaattaaaataacaatggcTAAACTAGTCTGTTAAAGGATACAGAACATAAAAGGATGTAGTGTGACATCATAAGTTTAAAATGTGGATGGtataaaagtagatttttttcatgtgatGAAACTTAAGCTGTTAACTTAAAATATGGTATTAGAACTATTAGAGTTTTTTGAATGTCTCAAGGTAACCATAAAGAATGCATTTCTAATGAATAcgtaaaagataaaaagtaaggAATTGAAGCATACCACTAGAGAAAATCTCTAGtcacaaaggaagaaagcaagcatagaagaaaggaataaacaCTCCACAAAACAACAGGAAAACAGCACAGTAAGTCTTTACCTATAATTACCTATcgtaatataattaaattaaattttccaaAGGAGATAGCATTattgaatagataaaaaaaaggACAACTAAATGCTGCCCACAAGAGACTTCACCTGTAAGAACACACACAGATTGAAAATGAAGGAATGGTAAAATCCATTTCTTGAAAATGGACACAAAGAGAGCAATAGCAACAGAATACACACTCTTCTCATGTGCACTCAGGATATTCTACATGCTAGATCATGTTAGGGAACATAACAAATCTTaagattaaaattatatcaaGTATCTGGTCAACCACAATgttatgaaactagaaatcaataatggaaggaatttcagaaaattcacaaatacatgaaaattgaatatatatttctgaACAGTCaataggtcaaagaagaaattaaaaaggaataaagagtggaaagtagttcagtggcagagcatctgcttagcatgtataaggcccaagatccaatccctagcaccacacacacttacacacaataaaattaaaaatatattttcagataaattaCAATGTACCCATAGTATACCAAAACTAAGGGATGCAGCAAAAACAATTCTAATTAGGAGTTTTATAGTAATAAATACATCAAATAACCAACCTAATGTTATActtcaaggaactagaaaaacaagaacaaagtaAACCCAAAGTTAATTGAAGAAGGacataataaagatcagagcagataaatgaaatagaaatgaaataaaaagtgatggctttttaaaaatacaaattattaggtagactaagaaaaataagagaagatataaataaataaattcagaaatgaaaaaagtataCATTACAGCTGAtagcacagaaatacaaagaccACAAAAGACCACTATGAATATATGCAACAAAGTGGATAACTTGGAGGAAATGGATAAGTCCCCACACACATAACAcctaccaagactgaatcatgaagaaatagaagataTGATTGGACCAATAATGAGTAAGAAGATTGAATCACTAATGAATAGCCTCacatcaaagaaaagcccagggtcTGAAGTCTTCACTGCTAAATTATACCAAACAtctaaagaagaactaataccaatatgtctcaagatatttcaaaaaattgaagaggagtGAATACTTCTAAACTCTTTTCATGAGGCCATCTTACACTGAAACAAAAGCCAGATAAAGAcactagaataaagaaaattacaggtcaatattcctaatgaacataaatgaaaatattcttaacatacactagcaaactgaattcaCCAGTACTTTTAAAGGATCATTCACTATGATCCAATGGGATCACTTTCAGGGATTCAAGGATGATTCAACAGGCAAATCTATAAATTTAATACAATGATACAACACATTAACACAATGAAGGGCAAAAGCCACATGATCatctccatagatgcagaaaaatcttgttaatatctttgtgtgtgtgttggggggtcgAACCCAGGAGTGCTGCCACTAAGATAcattctcattcctttttaaatttttaggtaGTTTCTTGCTGTgtagctgaggttggcctccaacttgcaatccttctgctccACCTCTTCTCAAAGAGTTAGTTATAGAAGCAttgtacctcaacataataaagccTACGCACAACAAGTCCACAGCTAACACACTCTATGCTGAATAGTTGAAAGTTTTCCTTGAACATCAGGGAACACTATTACCACTTCTGGTCAACATGATACTGGAAGTTGTAGTCAGATCAATTTAGGCAAGAGAAAGACATACAAGGCATCCAGATTGGAAAGGAGAAAGTTAAATTGTCCCtgtttgcaaatgacataatcttTTAAAGAGAAACTCCTAAAGATTCTGCCCAAACCCTGCTAGAATGAATAAACAAGATTAGTGATgttacaggatataaaatcaacacacagaaACCAGTAGTGCTTCTGTACTCTAACAacaaattatctgaaaaaaatcaagaggagATCTCATTTACACAAAATCAAGGAGATCTCAgctatgcaaaataaaataagatcaaataaaatatttaggagtaaatttaaccaaggaggtgaaagacttgtacactgaggactacaaaacattgatgaaagaaactgaagaagacacaaataaatggaaaaatactcCATATTCATGGACGGGAAGAATTAATAGTGTTAAAACATCCACACTATCCAAAGCAATctgcaaattcaatgcaattcctatcaaaaaacaaatgacatttttaatggaaaaaaaattaatcctaaaatttacatggaatcACAAGATCCTGAATAACCAAGGCTAtctttaacaaaaagaaaaaaagctagaGGTCATAGTACTTGActtcaaaatacctaacaaaggtctagtaatcaaaacagtatggtactgtcATAAAACAGATTCATAGACCaacagaacagagagcccagaaataaatatatgtatttccagtcctttgatttttataaaaggtaTCAAGAACATACAATGGGAAAataacagtttctttaaaaatagcattgggacaactggatatccacatgcagaagaatgtaATTATACCCGTACATCACACTTTATATAGAAATCAAcgcaaaatgaattaaaaagttaaatgtaacATCTGAAAGTGAAaaactaccaaaagaaaacacaggagaaaagcTCCTTGACATTGGTCTACAGAATGATTTATAGATACAAACGCAAATGATGGTGGTCACAAAATTTCACTTAGAAAAAATAAGTTCAAGAAATATATTGTCTAACCTAGTGATAACAGTTAATAACAATGCATTtgcattcttgaaaattgctgaggctggaaccaTAGCTCAGGTGTGGAgtcttgcctaccatgtgtgaggacctgggtttgttCCCTAGTACCATCAATGCCCCCCAAATaccccaacaaaacaaaatttaaaacaaaagcaaaaaaaaaaattgcttagaAAGTAGATTTGAAATAGTGtcaccaccaccaaaataaaaattaatgaggtaatgttaatgttaattagcttgatttagttATTCCatgatgtatatatatttcaaaccATGTCATGCAAATATATACAgttttcatttgacaaatattcatttaaaaataaggagtATTTAAGATGCATGGgcttttatgtaaaatgtcattatttctgtTTCATCTTTTATACTTTGCTTgaactttctgttatttttagtgttttttcagatttttttctctaacacaggagatacagaaaaatagatttatagaatgtttattttctaatcatAAGAAAATACCAATATATTATTAAGAATTAAGAGACTTCTGAAAGTgtataggaaataaaatcagccCATAATCATGCCAACAATTGATAATTACTGTTAAAATTTTGGTGAATTTCTCATTCCTTGTATATTGCTTTGCATGATAGTAAATAACTATTTACCAttatattttgacttttaagCAGTGACATCAAAACCTCTCAACCTTATGTCAAAGTCCTATAATATTCCATCCTATGGATATAGCCTAATATTTTACCTGTTTTTACCTTTTTGGATATttcttgctttcagtttttttaatcatatatttaataCTATAAAGAATGCCTCCTGTTGCAAGTGATTCTTTGCAATTCAAGAAATTTGCcaagaatttcagaaatagaaTAATTAGTAAAATGTAGTGAACATTGTTAAAGGATTTGACACATACTGTGAAATTGTTAAAAAAGTTGCTCCCTTTTCCATCCAGACCAGAAGTGCATGAGAATTCTAGTCTTACTGTATGCTCACAATAGTTGGTAGCTACTTTTTAGAGACATTTGCCTTTGATGGAAGTTTGGCTTTTCCCCACTGGCTAGCTATGCAGTTTAGGTCACGTTCTTAACCTCTCTTGAAtcagttttatcatctgtgtATCAGGTCATACAAAATAAACACCTTATATTGTTACCGAGAGGATGGATGGAATAAATAACATGTGAAGCATTAGGAATGATACTGGCACATGCTAAGTGTTCATTATTACTACCTCTATTTGATGACTAAAGATTTTTTGTTAAAAACatgtcaaataataaaata of the Sciurus carolinensis chromosome 11, mSciCar1.2, whole genome shotgun sequence genome contains:
- the LOC124960357 gene encoding NXPE family member 4-like isoform X2, encoding MKTTLTNRKSLWLLLLILAFLITFTVLPKSRKIWTTLKLPTSLHHWNLITESSFPGASLNPATLLTETELRTKEILEKLNQLIPPRPFTHVNTTTSARHSTVSILNPRHTYCRGDQLDILLEARDHLGRRKEYGGDFLRARMSSPALKAGASGKVTDFNNGTYLVSFTLFWEGRVSLSLLLIHPSEGVSALWRARNQGYDRVIFTGQFVNGTTQVLSECGLVLNTRAELCQYLDARDQEAFYCVRPQHVPCAALTHMHSKNKEVSYLSKQERTIFIRSNVGVEIMENFTVIRVSKCNNPDSLKEKCKLGMTSTVPSGHVWKGTWNPVSCRLTPVKMDECLRGKFIHLLGDSTIRQWIEYFKASINSLKSVDLHDYGKLQHQLAVDLDRNINIQWQKHGYPLIGSSAYSVKDIEYMARVIDRTGGEKNTVIVISLGQHFRPFPIDVFIRRALNVHKAIQRLLLRSPDTTVIIKTENIREMHNDMERFSDFHGYIQYLVMTDIFQDLNVSIIDTWDITIAYGTNNVHPPPYVVGNQINIFLNYIC
- the LOC124960357 gene encoding NXPE family member 4-like isoform X1, which encodes MKTTLTNRKSLWLLLLILAFLITFTVLPKSRKIWTTLKLPTSLHHWNLITESSFPGASLNPATLLTETELRTKEILEKLNQLIPPRPFTHVNTTTSARHSTVSILNPRHTYCRGDQLDILLEARDHLGRRKEYGGDFLRARMSSPALKAGASGKVTDFNNGTYLVSFTLFWEGRVSLSLLLIHPSEGVSALWRARNQGYDRVIFTGQFVNGTTQVLSECGLVLNTRAELCQYLDARDQEAFYCVRPQHVPCAALTHMHSKNKEVSYLSKQERTIFIRSNVGVEIMENFTVIRVSKCNKDPDSLKEKCKLGMTSTVPSGHVWKGTWNPVSCRLTPVKMDECLRGKFIHLLGDSTIRQWIEYFKASINSLKSVDLHDYGKLQHQLAVDLDRNINIQWQKHGYPLIGSSAYSVKDIEYMARVIDRTGGEKNTVIVISLGQHFRPFPIDVFIRRALNVHKAIQRLLLRSPDTTVIIKTENIREMHNDMERFSDFHGYIQYLVMTDIFQDLNVSIIDTWDITIAYGTNNVHPPPYVVGNQINIFLNYIC